AAAAGGTGAGCACGGATAATTTTGAACATGAGTTTTTTGGTATTGGTATCCAAAATGGAAAAACGCCTGAAAATTTAGGGGTATTATGGCGAACGGCACAAAATCTGGGCGCTAGTTTTATCTTCACGATTGGTAATAGATATGCCAAACAGGCAAGCGATACGCACCATGCCGTGAAGGCCATGCCTTATTTTCATTACGATACGTTTGAGGCATTCTATAATAATTTGCCCAAAGGTGCTATGCTGGTCGGGGTAGAAATGAAAGCGAATGCGGTTGACCTGGAAACTTTTGAACACCCAAGGCGATGCGTATATTTGCTGGGAGCGGAAGACCACGGACTTTCTAACCTAGCTTGTGAAAAGTCGCACCATT
This genomic interval from Zobellia roscoffensis contains the following:
- a CDS encoding RNA methyltransferase — translated: MSTDNFEHEFFGIGIQNGKTPENLGVLWRTAQNLGASFIFTIGNRYAKQASDTHHAVKAMPYFHYDTFEAFYNNLPKGAMLVGVEMKANAVDLETFEHPRRCVYLLGAEDHGLSNLACEKSHHLVRFKSEKSLNVAVAGSIVMYDRSLSKPRMR